The Rosa rugosa chromosome 1, drRosRugo1.1, whole genome shotgun sequence genomic sequence CAAGGGGGTGTATTAGCACATAGGTTAGGAATATGTCTGATAGACTTCTATTCATTCAAAATTTGGATCAAACACTTTTATATAGTTTGtagtttttgtgtttgggaaaATATATGGACCAACCACCCGTATATTTTTGCAATTCATTTGTGAAAAGGTGCAGGTGGCAGGTATATGCAGAAAGTCTTAGAAATATATGGTAATCTTACCTTTGCTATATCTGAGTTGTGATTCGTAGAGGTCCTAGCAACCTCTCATCCCTTAGTTACTTGGTAACAGACACCTCTTCTGTTTGTATACCCACATGCCGGATGTGGGCGCAGGTGTGTGGGGTGTTAGCATGGCTATAGATTATTTGACCTACTCCCAAACATTTTTTTCGAATAAAATGCTAGTCTAACATGTTACTTATGCTACTCTATAGATTTAGTTGCTTTTGGATCTCAATACTAGAATCTGAACTAGTCCGTGTAAGGAGTTCCTCGTGCTTAGTAATGATTTAAAAGTGCAAATCTTTCGAGTAATATAAATTGTTGTATTGATCTAAAATTAGTGATGGCATGCTGCACCTGTTAATAAGTGGATAACACTCCAACCTTTTCGCCTctacctttttctttttatcttgtTGTGCAATGCCATTTCACAGGAATATATTCTAGATGGCTGAACATGCTTAGTTGAAATAATGTTTGCGCATCTCTTTGTGTGTCAAGTGTTTACATTTTACAGTATGATTCTAATATCAATTTATTCTCTTCATAGATTCCGGAACGAACTTCCAGATCCAAGTGCACAACCCAAGCTCATGTCCATGAAGAAAGACAAAGATCAGTAAGTAATCTGTTCTGTTGCTCAAGCTTTTAAACATCTTCATTTAGACTTGTCTGTGcctttgaattttgtttatTGGTGCACAACTCTTGTAACATTTTGAACATGTAAAAGTTAGAGATTGGTATTAAATTCTAGAAGTGTTGGTGTGTAtggtgattttgattttgtggtTCATTGCATGATTTAAAAGTGTTtggttctttttcttgtttctcaTGATTCATACTATTgttctctccccccccccccccccccaaaaaaaaaaacaattatctGGAACTGAGGagttatgtttttgtttttttgttgaaaaactcTAGTAAGGAAATCAATTAATTTGACTTTTGAAAGAATGGCTGTATGACATCATTCAGGAGTATAATTATTGTCATTATTATCTGTATTAAATTTCATGATTGAATGCAATTATTATTGAGTACTGACTCCTTCCCCCCTGCCCCAGATATACAAAATACACGATTACATCGTTAGAGAAAAATTACAAGCCCAAGCTTTTTGTTGAGCCAGATCTTGGGATACCTCTTGACCTGCTTGACCTCAGTGTGTACAAGTATGATTACTTAACAACCCCAACATTTTTAAAGACATCAACAAGGTTTTATCCAACGACAACTCTGagcatctttttttctttttttttgttcgtTGAATCAGTCCTCCTCCCGGTCCTAGACCACCACTTGCACCAGAAGACGAGGAATTATTGCGTGATGATGTAGCAGTGACCCCTGTTAAaaaagatggcatcagaagaaaaGAGCGACCTACGGATAAAGGAGTTGCATGGCTGGTTAAAACACAATATATTTCTCCTCTTAGCATGGATTCAGCAAAACAGGTAGTTGGTTTGTACTCCATTTTAGATGAGCAATCCTCGAAATATACTAGCAAGGTGTTATAACTTGGTGCATTGTCAACTGCAGTCTCTAACAGAAAAACAAGCAAAAGAATTGCGGGAAATGAAGGGAGGACGCAATCTTTTGGACAACCTTAATGATAGGTTTGTTCTGTGCCTACCTACCCTTGCGAACGTGATATTTATATCTGCTATTTCATTCAACTAATTGTCATGAATTTTTCAGGGAGAGGCAGATAAAGGAAATTGAGGCATCCTTTGAGGCCTGCAAGTCGCGCCCTGTTCATGCAACCAATAAAAATCTATACCCTGTTGAGATTCTACCTCTTTTGCCTGATTTTGAGCGGTATGGTACACAAGTCCTTTATGTGCTGAATTTGGTtgtcatttttattttattatttttttaaacctATGTGCTGATTTTGATTAGTACTTATTTAATACTGTGGTAGACTGATGGTTTAAGTCAGGAATAGTAATTAACCAGACATGTAAAACATCTAAATTCATGCATGAGCAGGCGTACATACAGATTTTAGATATTTTACAATTCAATTGCGAGAATGAAGGAATTTGCCAGGGGACGATTAATTGAGAACCTGAAATGTTTGATTATGAAAATCATATTGTattccagaatattctcatcaACTCAAGGCTGTTTTTGATGATGCTTTTATAATAGGTATGATGACCAATTCGTCCTTGCTGCATTTGATGGTGCTCCCACTGCTGATTCAGAAATCTACAGCAAGTTGGATCAGTCTGATCATGATGTCTGTGAATCAAGGGTGAGTATGGGTTATGTTACTATGCAGGCAACCAGTTTTGCTCATACACATGTAAATGACCaaccgaaagaaaaaaaatatcaattgcGAGGACTCTTTTCGCATCACATAAATAAAACTGCAAGTCCAACATTGAGTGAAGTATGATTGAATcccttaaagaaaaaaaaaatatagtagGAAATTACATCATTAAATTGGGTGAAAGGCTTGGTAATAATATTTCCTTGTATCTGCATGTCTCACCTTAAAATTATCAGGTTTAAtagcccaaaaagaaaaagaaaaagaaaagaaactaaTACTGTTTTCGTTTGCTGTCCTGTCTAATTGAATTAGTATTCCTCCACTGCCTCTTAGTGTTTGTTAAATGGCTGCAATATGGTGAATCAAGTATTCATTTAGGTTACTACTAAGCTTTGAAGTAGATAATTATGCTACTTTATTTCCactattttgtttttgtgctcttttattttcaaaaacagTTAGAAATAATGCATGCCTTTAACATAATAGTTTTAATATGGGATGATTTTGGTTATGTTGGATTGTCACTTGCATCACACTTAATCTGCCTCTTAATCTGTTGTACTTCAAATATTGTTTGGAATTTATAAGTTTTGTTCACTTATATGTGAGCTACCGAATTAAGAACTCATCTGTCATCATGCATTGCAGGCAATTATGAAAAGTTATAAGGTGACAGGTGCAGACCCAGCTAATCCAGACAAATTTTTGGCGTACATGGTCCCTTCTCCAAACGAGGTAGATGTGCTGGTTTCCAGTTCTATATCTAAAGCATCTCAGATTAATGGTTCATAAGCTGTTCTCATGCCTCATATATTGTTTATTGACTTTAATGTGGCAGCTATCAAAGAATCCATATGATGAATCTGAAGATGTTTCATATTCTTGGGTTCGCGAGTATCAGTATGATGTACGTACAATGTGCATATTTTTGGACAGTTACTCTATACACTAGCTTTTGATCACTAATGTAATACTTATGCTTTTGATGCCTCAACAGGTAAGAGGTGACGATGTTGATGATCTCACCACATACCTTGTATcatttgatgaagatgaagcaCGCTATGCGGTATACCTCAATCTAAATTTTTATCTTTCCTCTTATTACTCATTTCAGATTGTCTATTGTTTGTGGTTTTCTTCATATAAGTGCTCACCAAAGATGACATATAACTGTTGGGATATGTTTTCCGTTCACAACACAGCCTCTTCCAGCAAAGCTTGTTTTGAGGAAAAAAAGGGCCAAAGAGGGAAGATCCACTGATGAGGTTGAACATTTTCCTGCACCTTCAAGAGTGACTGTCAGGCGGAGGTCAACTGTTTCTGCAATTGAACTAAAGGATGCAGGGGTATGATGATAGAGCTAtttattgaattttaaatttctcttggCCCAGTTTGATATAGCTGTGCTAATAAAAAAACGACTTCTGCTGTGCTGTTAGAATAATCAGCTAGGAACTTTTTTATTGGTTacaataatcagctgtgaactttttttttttttgttacaataaTCAgctttgaacttttttttttgggttacaataatcagctgtgaactTAAGTTGTTGAATGTTTGGTAAATTATGCTTTTCAAAGTGATGCGAGTTTAATAAGCAGTTAAGAGTGTTTGGTAACTTTTAACATAAAAGTGCTGTCACTATAGAAAATTACTGAAATAGATATTGCCTGAATATTTTGGTTCAAAAAGAAATTAAGATTATGTTCATTTCGATATATACTTTTGTTTCACTAAACTGCACACATTTTATATGAGGTTTTGACTTAACAACTAAGCTGCAAAACATGTTCAACTTAAACATGAACttacattgattcttggttgctCTTAAATcttaattattatatatattcaaCTAGCAGCATTAACCAACCAATAGGGTAATAGCTTGCTAGAACCCTTATTTGGAAAGATAGAGGGAAATAGAGGAACTGGAAAGGCACAGCCTATGAGCATGATGAAGACtctttcggtttttttttttaaatccagATGCTGCTTCTAAAAGCTTGGTTTAGCCAGCTTCTGTAAGTGCATTGGAAATTGGGAAATAAGCTACAGTTTCTTCTTTCAACAAACACATCTATTAACTTTAATAATAAAGCTGCTTATCCATAAGCTACAGTTTCTTCTTTCACTAAATAACTAAATTAGTTATTGGATGATTATAATAATTTAATGTTTGCATTGACTTTGCTGCCACTCAGGATTATTCGAGGGGAGCTCTATCAAATTCGAAAAGAAGAGGGTTTGATAATGAAGATGCCCTTGAAAGACCACAGAAGAGGGTACGACACCAAGATGTTGATGAATATAGTGGTGGTGACGATGATTTATCTGATTGATGTCATTGTTGGGCTAAATGTTGCGGATTGTCATGAAGGCTTGCAGACTGGTGCCAACTCATTTGGGATTGTTTCCAAATTGTGATCAGATCTTGCTGTGAAGTAAAGGTGAACTAGTTCTGTCTGAACTAGTTTGCAGTCAGTTATTTGGATGTCCGTTTGAACCTTAAATTATCAACATATATCTTTAGGCATAACTCATCTTTGCTCAAATACCATCAAAAGGGAAAGATGAAAAAGGAACCTTGTAAAGAAGTTAGACATGTTGAGTAAGGTGCTGTCAAGTTTATCCAGAAAAGAATAGGTTTTCTGGTTTTCACAGCCATTGTAACTGCTACTTTCAGGTAATTAAATGTATTGGGGTCATTTCCATTTTAGCTCCCATTATTGGAATTGCAACTCATAGAAATATTCCATTTATCATAACAATTTTATCTGTCACCTTAATCATCGGCTGAACTGTCAACGGCTGATGGGGTATAGTGGCATACTGCTATTCTGATCTTGCTGAAATCACAGATATGTTTATACTGGCCTGTTGGTGTAGGTGAAGGAATGGTCTGGTCATGTTTTGCACTTTAGATGCACTTTTGCCAGGTTAGTTTGGAACTTCAGTCCATCGTGATGCACTTTCAccattacagtcagattgttAAAATCCAGTGGTTGTCGAGATGGTCATGGACTCATGGCTGCACTGTTTTTTGTGTGGCTTTCCCTTACCAGAGAAAACATGCATAtcatattaaatatatatatatatatatatatacagatcctatccagagcggagctccgctttgaaattaacgtgtgaagttcgagttttgggttacttttcggtcgcatatccacatctcgaccgttcagtttttaggtactagtgtatagatcgtctctgcaaatttttagccaaaattATGATCGTTAATGTATCTAACTctcttaaaccaatggacggactgaatctgtcaacctgaaccgtactagctttaaggcaattatcaatgccttaacgatcatcattttggctgaaaattttcagagacgatctatacactagtacctaaaaactgagcgatcgagatgtggatatgcaaccgaaaagtgaccaaaaactcgaacttcacacgtaaattttcaaagcggagctccactctggataggatctgtatatatatatatatatatatatatatatatatataaaataaaggATTGTGGTGGGAAGAGTTGTAAATTAAATGATTGATCTTTTGCCGGCGGGAATTCGTCTGCTATTCAAAAAACTTTTGACTAATGATTTTGCCAAGGAAAAGTCTTCAGTAATAATtatcaaattccaaaaattaaattaaCAAGTGATATCTGCCGATAAAAGTTGTTGGTAATGGTTTTAAAATTCCAAAAACTAAACTAGCAAGTGATCTGTGCCGACTATAAGTGGTCGGCAATGATTCTCAAATCCAAAAATTAAATTAGGAAATGACATTTACACACAATAGATGTGTCGCTTTTTGCATGCTTAACACGAGCTGAACTGAAAATCAGACTCGTTAAACATTTCTCCCCCACAAATGTAACTACTAATGTTACTCCAGATGCTCTTAGTTCCATTACTTGTTTGTTctagggaaaaatgcaccaacagtgtccggacactgtgaggactgtcaaaatgatacctgaacttacaaagttatcaatgtgatacctggactcatattttcgtatcaacgtaATACCTACGACCAAATTCCGTCACGGATCagttaaattttgcacgtgcaaCGCACGTGATgccgaaaatgagggcaaaagaccgatttaccctcaaaagttttttttttctttctttctttcttctttttttatttatttctttctttcttcttcttcttcttcggagtTCTTCCCCGACGGCGCGAGTACGCCTTATTGTTGGACTGGTGTTGTGCTTGGGTTCTATGTGCTAGGTTCAGTGTTCAATTCATGGTGTTGAGGGCTCCAATGGCGGCCTGGAGAGGTTGTTTGGTTGTGGGAGATGAAGGTAAGTGGGTCGAAGGGCTGAGAGGAGTATGGGATCAGATCGGATCGCCATGGCTGCCGGATCGATCGGGTTTGGAGACGGTAACGCACCGAGGGTGACTTTTGGTGGGGGTGGCTCTAGATTGGGTTCGGTGGGCGTTCGATTATGGCGGCGGCGGCTTGCAGTGACGGCGGCAGCATTACCAATGGTTTGGACAGGTTGCTGTTTCAATCTTCCATGGCCGCTGCTATTGGGTCTGGCTACTGTTTCGATCTGGTATGCGGATTGTTGGAGAGAGACGCTCCAGATCGGGTTGGGTGGGcggtgttggtggtggtgcACTGGCGGTGGTTGTTCAAGGGCGGTGGCGACCTGTGGAGGCGACAACAACGATAACAAAGAATGGAGGTGTTGAAGAGGTCATCGATCACGCGGCGGAAGCTGATAAGGCAGCGGGTCTCCTCCTGGATCCAATGCTCGGCCGCTTCTTCGGGGCGCGGACCTCGTGGTCCTCGCTGCAGCTGCTGGTATTGCCACCAATTGAGGCAGACTGCCACCaatcaagaacaagaacaattgAGAATATGAACATGAAGAAATGTTAGGTTCATACTTATTGGATTGGGATTTTGATCATGAAAAAATTTTGCttttttgctgggtttgagaagatgaacatgaaaaAATGTAATCATCTTTTATTACATTGATGGTTGTGGTGGTGTTGGCGAGGAGAGaaggagagtgagaggagagagagaagaaataagaaatttgttatgttttttttttttaataaaaatgtgtaaaaagacaattttaacCTTAAATTTAACGGATCCGTGACGGAATTTGGTCGTAGATactacgttgatacgaaaatatgagtccaggtatcacatacaaaggtatcattttgacagtcctcacagtgtccggacactgttggtgcatttttcccaaTGTTCTAATTTTCTCAAATTCGAAAGATTACATCGGGGACAATAGGCGACGAACGCCTCATTGGGAAAGGTTGTTCTCTTCTGTTTTTTTCTCTTcacttttttaattttatttcttttcttcttcttttagtaAGCAAAGCATTGCTTATGGGGATCAAACAAGCGTGCAATTCTTCTTGTGACTATAACCTTTCTCCCTTGACCTATCCAATAACAAAACGACTAAATGATATAATCAACTGAACAAAAACTCTGCCTCGAGTAGAACCAATGCTGAAGCTCTCGGGTATTACTCCCATCATCTTACCCCATCATCTTACAAGAGTCGGTGCCTAGTGTATAACCCTACATGTAGAAAGCTTAGAACGTTGTTTTCTTTGTCGTAACAAGTCGCAACTATTGTTTTCTTTGTCAGTAGTATAAATGCAAGAACCAATATACCATCTAAGGTAGGATGAGAACTTGAGAAGTAATACAGGGTGAAAAGAGCATTTACAAACAGTACAGAGATTTGTTATGCATTCGAATAATTTACAAACACAGAAGCTGACAACGATGACTGCTTACCACATTTACATACAATCATAAGCGATAAAACACAGCAAAAGCTAAAAGCATCACACGGTTTAATTTGTGTTGCTGGCTTGGGATAACTCTGGTTTCCTCCGTAAACAGCGACTTTATGCAATCGATGTCCTGTTCATTAAAAATGGCGATCAGTGGAAGTAAACAGATATAATTATAAGAGCAAAACTCTATTAGAACCTACAACACTAACCATGCATGTAGACATCTAACAGCTTCCTGACGAACAGCTCTTTTTGGATCATCAAGAGCCTTGAATATTGCTTGCAGTACCTGTATATAGGAGACGAGTAAGAAACAAGCATGCATGCACACAAATTATAATAGAAGCAAGTTTCATTCGCCAGACAGCCTCAATAAGTAACAGGATTTCAGGATCCACAGTGTATTGCTCACCAACATATGTTATGATAGAACAACTAACCTGTGTTTTCAGGGGAAAGATTCTAGGACGGGGCAGCTCAGACATGGCAAGAAGGCATTGAATTGCAGTCTCTCGAACAAGCTAAACAAGTGAAGAAAAGATATATCAGCCAAAAATTATAAAAGCATTCTAGCCATTGAACATGTCAATACTGGCTTTGTTCACAGTGGCAAAGGCCACAATACCCAGAtaacaaatatttaaatttacGGAGAAAGAGGGGTGGTGAACTGAAATTGACACATGGAATCGATAACTAGATGCGAGAATGAAATAGAAAATTAGTGGCAGCAGTTTTAGTAAGTCAGCAAAAAAGTGAAGTtcattttttttggtctgaaaaagtGAAGAGAGATATGGTACCATCATATGAGGGTAGGCAATTAGTCTGGTGAGACAATCAATTAAT encodes the following:
- the LOC133725295 gene encoding protein PAF1 homolog — translated: MASYRPFPPQPAFPPPPPNQNPIAPPPRGNQYNQNWGYNAGGGGGDGAVPAAPSSYPQNYIHHPHSNYGPPRAQHPHPPPQYSYPPPPPPPPDSSYPPPPPPQAPPGKNMPLQPPQAPMYYQSNSQYAQYSHQAMQPPPPPPPPLSPSSSIPPPPPPPNSPPPPPPPQSRESGFDKGPDYKGASKEVGASAAKREHGHSNHHGIPHKHKPPVPLVPVKKSNGPPGRVETEEERRLRKKREFEKQRQEEKHRQQLKESQNSVLQKTHMLSSGKGHGSIAGSRMGERRATPFLSGERAENRLKKPTTFVCKLKFRNELPDPSAQPKLMSMKKDKDQYTKYTITSLEKNYKPKLFVEPDLGIPLDLLDLSVYNPPPGPRPPLAPEDEELLRDDVAVTPVKKDGIRRKERPTDKGVAWLVKTQYISPLSMDSAKQSLTEKQAKELREMKGGRNLLDNLNDRERQIKEIEASFEACKSRPVHATNKNLYPVEILPLLPDFERYDDQFVLAAFDGAPTADSEIYSKLDQSDHDVCESRAIMKSYKVTGADPANPDKFLAYMVPSPNELSKNPYDESEDVSYSWVREYQYDVRGDDVDDLTTYLVSFDEDEARYAPLPAKLVLRKKRAKEGRSTDEVEHFPAPSRVTVRRRSTVSAIELKDAGDYSRGALSNSKRRGFDNEDALERPQKRVRHQDVDEYSGGDDDLSD